One window from the genome of Pseudomonas fluorescens encodes:
- a CDS encoding NAD-dependent epimerase/dehydratase family protein, with amino-acid sequence MAEGPVLITGGAGFIGSHLTDALLAKGHAVRILDDLSTGKRSNLPLDNPAVELIEGDVADAALVARAMAGCSAVAHLAAVASVQASVDDPVRTHQSNFIGTLNVCEAMRQAGVKRVLFASSAAVYGNNGEGESIDEETPKAPLTPYASDKLASEFYFDFYRRQHALEPVVFRFFNIYGPRQDPSSPYSGVISIFSERAQKGLPITVFGDGEQTRDFVYVEDLVDLLVQAIEKPEVEVGAVNVGWNQATTLKQMLQALAAVVGDLPPISYGPARSGDIRHSRADNHRLLERFSFPPQTPMSVGLARLLGR; translated from the coding sequence ATGGCTGAAGGCCCTGTTTTAATCACCGGCGGCGCGGGTTTCATTGGTTCGCACCTGACCGACGCCTTGCTCGCCAAGGGGCATGCGGTGCGCATCCTCGATGACCTGTCCACCGGCAAGCGCAGCAACCTGCCGCTGGACAACCCGGCGGTCGAACTGATCGAAGGCGACGTCGCCGATGCCGCGCTGGTGGCCCGGGCCATGGCCGGTTGCAGCGCCGTGGCGCACCTGGCGGCGGTGGCCTCGGTGCAAGCCTCGGTGGACGACCCCGTGCGCACCCACCAGAGCAATTTCATCGGCACGCTGAATGTCTGCGAAGCCATGCGCCAGGCCGGTGTGAAGCGGGTGTTGTTCGCTTCCAGCGCAGCGGTCTACGGCAACAACGGCGAAGGCGAGTCCATCGACGAAGAAACCCCTAAGGCCCCGCTCACGCCCTATGCCTCGGACAAGCTGGCCAGCGAGTTCTACTTCGATTTCTATCGCCGCCAGCACGCGCTGGAACCGGTGGTGTTCCGCTTCTTCAACATCTACGGGCCGCGCCAGGATCCGTCATCGCCGTACTCCGGGGTCATCAGCATCTTCAGCGAACGGGCACAGAAAGGCCTGCCAATCACTGTATTCGGCGACGGCGAGCAGACCCGTGACTTTGTCTATGTCGAAGATTTGGTGGACTTGCTGGTGCAGGCCATCGAGAAGCCCGAGGTGGAAGTGGGCGCGGTGAACGTCGGCTGGAACCAGGCCACGACCCTCAAGCAGATGCTCCAGGCCCTGGCCGCCGTGGTGGGCGACCTGCCACCGATCAGCTACGGCCCGGCGCGTTCCGGTGACATTCGCCATTCCCGGGCCGACAACCACCGGTTGTTGGAGCGCTTCAGCTTTCCTCCGCAAACACCGATGAGTGTGGGGTTGGCGCGGTTGCTGGGGCGCTAA
- a CDS encoding OmpW/AlkL family protein, translating to MHKSLLSASLVALALAAPLAQAHTAGDIIVRAGAITVNPEADSSSVKVDRGPLAGADLGGKATMSSDTQLGLNFAYMLTNNWGIELLAASPFEHDVKIKGTALGAANGKLGTLKHLPPTLSLVYYPLDAKSAFQPYVGAGINYTWIYDEHVGSEASANGFSNFRAKNSWGMAWQVGADYMLTDNIMINGQIRYIDIDTTAYVDNNAVAGGTRAKVDVDVDPFIYMVGLGYKF from the coding sequence ATGCACAAGTCCTTGCTCAGCGCTTCCCTCGTTGCCCTCGCGCTCGCAGCCCCGCTCGCCCAGGCCCATACGGCCGGTGACATCATCGTTCGCGCCGGCGCTATCACCGTCAATCCAGAGGCCGACAGCTCCAGCGTCAAGGTCGACCGTGGCCCGCTGGCCGGCGCCGACCTGGGTGGCAAGGCCACCATGAGCAGCGACACGCAACTGGGCCTGAACTTCGCCTACATGCTGACCAACAATTGGGGTATCGAACTGCTGGCGGCCTCGCCGTTCGAGCACGACGTGAAAATCAAAGGCACCGCCCTCGGCGCGGCCAATGGCAAGCTCGGCACCCTCAAGCACCTGCCGCCCACACTGAGCCTGGTCTACTACCCGCTCGACGCCAAGTCGGCGTTCCAGCCCTATGTCGGCGCCGGTATCAACTACACCTGGATCTACGACGAACACGTGGGCAGCGAAGCCAGCGCCAATGGCTTCAGCAACTTCCGGGCGAAAAACAGCTGGGGCATGGCCTGGCAAGTCGGTGCCGACTACATGCTGACCGACAACATCATGATCAACGGCCAGATCCGCTACATCGACATCGATACCACCGCCTATGTGGACAACAACGCCGTGGCCGGCGGTACCCGGGCCAAGGTGGATGTCGACGTGGATCCGTTCATCTACATGGTGGGGTTGGGCTACAAGTTCTAA